In Syntrophorhabdus sp., a single window of DNA contains:
- a CDS encoding alpha/beta hydrolase: MKGTRKTAALAVMLLMAMAVAGCDVLQDHFLYFPDHVRPSAGSLTQRGLAFWMVSENDYRGLVSAPETDTPAGTVIVFHGNAGKAADRGFYAKTLVPLNYRVILAEYPGYGGRPGSRGEDQFVKDARRTVEAAFAEYGAPIYLLGESLGCGVVAAVAGRSPVPVEGIVLFTPWDSLLSVAASHAPAFIARLVLKDRYDSVANLATFGGKTAIIGAERDDIIPVGHAEALYASIPGRKRMWTIKGAGHNDWPMFASDAMLREIMDFVVK, encoded by the coding sequence ATGAAGGGAACAAGGAAGACAGCGGCGCTGGCAGTGATGCTTCTCATGGCAATGGCGGTTGCGGGGTGTGATGTGCTGCAGGACCATTTCCTGTACTTTCCCGATCACGTCCGGCCCTCCGCCGGATCCCTGACGCAGCGGGGCCTGGCGTTCTGGATGGTGTCGGAGAATGATTACCGGGGACTTGTCAGCGCACCGGAAACGGACACCCCGGCAGGCACGGTCATCGTCTTCCACGGCAACGCGGGCAAGGCTGCCGACCGAGGGTTCTACGCGAAGACGCTCGTTCCTCTCAACTATCGCGTCATCCTCGCCGAGTATCCGGGTTACGGGGGGCGGCCAGGGAGCCGGGGAGAGGATCAATTCGTGAAGGATGCCCGCCGGACCGTCGAGGCTGCCTTCGCGGAGTACGGCGCGCCCATCTATCTGCTGGGAGAATCACTCGGCTGCGGTGTTGTGGCCGCGGTGGCCGGCAGGTCGCCGGTACCCGTGGAAGGGATCGTTCTTTTCACGCCCTGGGACAGCCTCCTGTCCGTGGCGGCTTCGCACGCGCCCGCTTTCATTGCCCGGCTTGTTCTGAAGGACCGTTACGACAGCGTGGCGAACCTGGCGACCTTTGGCGGTAAGACGGCGATCATCGGTGCCGAGCGCGATGACATCATCCCCGTGGGGCACGCTGAGGCCCTCTATGCTTCGATTCCCGGAAGGAAGCGGATGTGGACCATAAAGGGTGCCGGGCACAATGATTGGCCCATGTTCGCGAGCGATGCGATGTTGAGAGAGATAATGGATTTTGTAGTGAAATAG
- a CDS encoding cysteine hydrolase, with protein MKTVSGTILALQVLGCLMSFAVVTLGAGGDAKEGVLEELRRETAPALKQTGRSAQIFHLDPSRAALVIIDMQNFSCAPSGEAPMSGIASTVARTNNLADHCRSLGVPVIWVRQNITCGPEGDTGGLYGAFHNKDHVKAICNKGKGTEIFRDMHVDPVRDHIVFKNRYSAFLSNPPELRQKLDSLHRTQLIITGVAANVCVESTARDAMQLDYEVTVVADATASPDTALLRNALKNITLFFGDVRSTDEVVEELKRNGGGDGR; from the coding sequence ATGAAGACCGTATCCGGAACGATTCTTGCCCTCCAGGTTCTGGGATGCCTGATGAGCTTCGCTGTCGTCACCCTTGGGGCCGGCGGCGACGCGAAAGAGGGAGTGCTCGAGGAACTCCGCCGGGAAACTGCCCCTGCCCTCAAGCAGACGGGACGGTCTGCGCAGATCTTCCATCTCGATCCTTCAAGAGCCGCCCTTGTCATCATCGACATGCAGAACTTCTCCTGCGCGCCCTCCGGGGAAGCACCCATGTCCGGCATCGCCTCCACCGTAGCGCGTACCAACAACCTCGCGGATCACTGCCGGTCCCTGGGGGTTCCCGTGATATGGGTGCGGCAGAACATCACCTGCGGGCCGGAAGGCGACACCGGAGGCCTCTATGGGGCATTCCACAACAAAGACCACGTGAAGGCCATATGCAACAAGGGAAAGGGCACGGAGATATTTCGGGACATGCACGTCGATCCCGTCAGGGACCACATCGTGTTCAAGAACCGTTACAGCGCATTCCTGTCCAACCCGCCGGAGCTCAGGCAGAAACTGGACAGTCTGCACAGGACCCAGCTCATCATAACAGGCGTCGCGGCAAATGTCTGCGTCGAGTCCACCGCGAGGGACGCCATGCAGCTTGACTACGAAGTGACGGTCGTCGCCGACGCCACAGCCTCACCCGACACAGCCCTCCTCAGGAACGCGCTGAAGAATATCACACTCTTCTTCGGAGACGTCCGCTCGACGGATGAGGTCGTGGAGGAGCTCAAGAGGAACGGGGGCGGAGATGGCCGATAA